One segment of Aestuariirhabdus haliotis DNA contains the following:
- a CDS encoding S-(hydroxymethyl)glutathione dehydrogenase/class III alcohol dehydrogenase — MKSRAAVAWGPNQPLSIEEVDVMPPQAGEVLIRVVASGVCHTDAFTLSGEDPEAVWPAILGHEGGGIVEQVGEGVTSVAVGDHVIPLYTPECGECKFCTSGKTNLCQKIRETQGKGLMPDGTTRFSLNGKPIYHYMGCSTFSEYTVLPEISLAKVNPQAPLEEVCLLGCGVTTGMGAVLNTAKVEAGDTVAIFGLGGIGLSAIIGAAMAKAGRIIAIDLNTRKFDLARKLGATDCVNPADYDKPIQEVIVELTDGGVDYSFECIGNVNVMRSALECCHKGWGESVIIGVAGAGQEISTRPFQLVTGRVWRGTAFGGVKGRSELPGIVEQYLAGEFKLDDFITHTMELDAINEAFDLMHKGESIRSVVHF, encoded by the coding sequence ATTAAATCACGCGCAGCGGTCGCCTGGGGCCCCAATCAGCCTCTGTCGATTGAAGAAGTGGATGTGATGCCTCCCCAGGCGGGTGAGGTATTAATACGTGTTGTGGCCAGCGGTGTTTGCCATACCGATGCTTTCACCCTGTCCGGGGAAGATCCGGAAGCGGTTTGGCCGGCTATTCTCGGTCACGAGGGTGGGGGCATTGTCGAGCAGGTGGGCGAGGGCGTGACCAGCGTGGCGGTGGGTGACCATGTGATTCCCCTCTACACCCCCGAGTGCGGCGAGTGTAAATTTTGTACGTCTGGAAAAACCAACCTGTGCCAAAAGATTCGTGAAACCCAGGGCAAGGGCCTGATGCCCGACGGCACTACACGATTTTCCCTCAATGGTAAGCCGATCTATCACTATATGGGGTGCTCTACCTTTTCCGAATACACCGTGTTGCCGGAGATCTCCCTGGCCAAGGTGAACCCGCAAGCGCCACTGGAAGAGGTGTGTTTGCTCGGTTGCGGTGTCACCACCGGCATGGGCGCGGTGCTCAATACGGCAAAAGTGGAAGCGGGCGATACCGTGGCCATCTTTGGTCTTGGCGGGATTGGTCTCTCCGCCATTATTGGCGCCGCCATGGCCAAGGCGGGGCGAATTATTGCGATCGATCTCAATACCCGTAAATTTGACCTGGCCCGGAAACTGGGTGCGACCGACTGCGTTAACCCGGCCGATTACGACAAGCCCATTCAAGAAGTGATCGTTGAGCTTACGGATGGCGGTGTGGACTACTCCTTTGAGTGCATCGGTAATGTGAACGTGATGCGCTCGGCTCTGGAGTGTTGCCACAAAGGCTGGGGGGAGTCGGTCATCATCGGGGTCGCCGGTGCCGGTCAGGAGATCAGTACACGACCTTTTCAGCTGGTAACCGGGCGTGTCTGGCGGGGTACTGCCTTTGGTGGGGTTAAGGGACGCAGCGAACTACCGGGTATCGTAGAACAATACCTGGCCGGGGAATTTAAACTCGACGACTTTATTACCCATACCATGGAACTGGATGCGATCAATGAAGCCTTTGATCTGATGCATAAGGGTGAAAGCATCCGCAGCGTTGTTCACTTTTAA